One window of Lacerta agilis isolate rLacAgi1 chromosome 14, rLacAgi1.pri, whole genome shotgun sequence genomic DNA carries:
- the LOC117057718 gene encoding olfactory receptor 14A16-like — protein sequence MFLFFPEAASIIVMNARIGNESSVSQFLLQEFSAIREMQILHFFLFLVLYLATVFGNLLIISAVALDHHLHTPMYFFLMNLAIQDLVAVSVTIPKSIANSLMNTRHISYTGCVAQVLLFVFFLSSDTALLTVMAYDRYVAICNPFQYEMVINRAACIQMVAGVWVTGFLNAVMHTSATFATPFCSNIVNQFFCEIPHLLTLACSNLYLTEIGVLVVSVIMVTSCFVFIVVTYVHIFTVVLKIPSVQGRKKAFSTCIPHLVVFFVFCFTGCFAYLRPPSKTPSDLDFALTLMYTFVPPMFNPIIYSMRNTEIKNALSKLLGFRQSSVNISFWLILKR from the coding sequence atgtttttgttttttccagagGCAGCAAGCATTATAGTAATGAATGCAAGAATAGGTAATGAATCCTCTGTTTCTCAATTTCTACTCCAGGAGTTCTCAGCAATACGAGAAATGCAAATTCtacacttcttcctcttcttggtATTGTACCTGGCAACTGTATTTGGTAATCTTCTCATTATCTCTGCAGTAGCCTTGGACCATCACCTTCACactcccatgtacttctttctgATGAACTTGGCTATACAGGACCTAGTTGCTGTTTCAGTTACTATCCCCAAATCCATAGCCAATTCTCTCATGAACACCAGACACATTTCTTACACTGGATGTGTTGCTCAGGTCctcttatttgttttctttttatcatCTGATACCGCCCTTCTTACAGTCATGGCATATGATCGCTATGTTGCCATTTGCAATCCATTCCAATATGAAATGGTGATAAACAGGGCAGCATGTATACAAATGGTTGCTGGTGTGTGGGTCACTGGATTTCTTAATGCAGTCATGCACACTAGTGCAACTTTTGCAACACCTTTTTGTTCAAACATTGTCAATCAGTTCTTCTGTGAGATCCCGCATTTACTTACACTTGCCTGCTCAAATCTATACCTAACAGAAATTGGAGTTTTGGTGGTGAGTGTAATCATGGTGACTAGCTGCTTTGTCTTCATTGTTGTCACTTATGTACACATCTTCACTGTCGTCCTGAAAATTCCTTCTGTTCAGGGACGGAAAAAGGCCTTCTCCACTTGTATACCCCACCTTGTTGTCTTCTTCGTATTTTGTTTCACAGGATGTTTTGCTTACCTTAGGCCTCCATCTAAAACTCCATCTGATCTGGACTTTGCATTAACTTTGATGTATACTTTTGTTCCACCCATGTTCAATCCAATAATCTACAGTATGAGAAATACagagattaaaaatgcattatcaaAATTACTGGGTTTCAGGCAATCTTCTGTTAATATCTCTTTCTGGCTTATTCTGAAAAGGTGA